The following proteins are encoded in a genomic region of Clostridium kluyveri:
- a CDS encoding glycosyltransferase family 2 protein translates to MYKKHTVSIIIPVYNEELYIDKCLKSIIDQTYENIIEILVIDGMSTDSTRDILRSFENEKIALIDNEKKIQSAALNKGIKMSKGDIVVRVDAHALYDKNYVRECVNTLNKFKEDNVVNVGGPTYLLTSKSYVENCIVFLHESKFGIGVAKFRQKDYDGFVDTVWNGAFYRWIFDEIGFYNESFTRSEDNDLNNRILKRGYKIYQNKNIIAYYKPRSSVKKVLSQNYGNGRVIGESLINNRDIVRIRHLVPLIFFLTIIIFGLSYKLFFPSKIIEIAALGSYFIVDMVECIKIGVKNGVKYIPLMFILFFLLHIMYGLGTVVGFFTGLKKAS, encoded by the coding sequence ATGTATAAAAAACATACGGTTTCAATAATAATTCCTGTGTATAATGAAGAACTTTATATAGACAAATGTTTAAAATCTATAATTGATCAAACTTATGAAAACATTATTGAAATATTAGTGATAGATGGTATGTCCACAGACTCTACAAGAGATATATTGAGAAGTTTTGAAAATGAAAAAATAGCTTTAATAGATAATGAAAAGAAAATTCAATCTGCAGCTTTAAACAAGGGAATAAAAATGTCAAAAGGAGATATAGTGGTTAGAGTTGATGCCCATGCATTATATGATAAAAATTATGTAAGGGAATGTGTAAATACATTAAATAAATTTAAAGAAGATAATGTGGTAAATGTAGGAGGACCTACTTATTTGCTTACTTCAAAATCCTATGTGGAAAACTGTATTGTTTTTCTTCATGAAAGCAAATTTGGCATAGGCGTAGCCAAATTTAGACAGAAGGATTACGATGGCTTTGTAGATACGGTTTGGAATGGAGCTTTCTACAGGTGGATATTTGATGAAATTGGTTTTTATAATGAAAGTTTTACAAGAAGTGAAGATAACGATTTAAACAATAGAATATTAAAAAGAGGATATAAAATATATCAAAATAAAAACATAATAGCCTACTATAAACCTAGAAGCAGTGTAAAGAAGGTATTATCTCAAAATTATGGCAATGGCAGGGTAATAGGTGAATCCCTTATTAATAACAGAGATATAGTGAGAATAAGACATCTTGTACCCTTAATATTTTTTCTCACTATAATAATATTTGGACTAAGCTATAAACTTTTTTTCCCAAGTAAAATAATAGAGATTGCAGCTTTAGGAAGCTATTTTATTGTAGATATGGTAGAATGTATAAAAATAGGTGTAAAAAACGGGGTGAAATATATACCGTTAATGTTTATACTATTTTTTTTACTTCACATTATGTATGGCTTAGGAACTGTAGTTGGCTTTTTTACTGGCTTAAAAAAAGCATCTTAG
- a CDS encoding glycosyltransferase has product MNIAMILTNGFDPDPRVYKEAKSLRKLGHKITILCWDREGTYIDKPEEDLDGIHIVRFFGNAEYGTGYKQIFKFLDFKEDVYKYLKDKNFQALHCHDFDGLFIGYNINKKLKLKLTYDEHDLFYMYFYNRKGLLNKIIYYFIILLERHMVKKVDTHIVVTPKMKEVYKKRSKNIYIVNNAPYKSLFNDIEKTSDNLLRIGFIGSVRYYDEIKALIDAAQKYDKAVKVIICGWGIYAEQLAGYSKKFSNVEIKGAYNISELEELYKNIDITYAFYPGDTATISMPNKFYESIITQTPIIANKVTEFGHEVWKNNFGYGIEGKNLKEEIEHIIEKLLKDPAEKNNIIENMRKAKNNYFWESNESKLNAIYTIYNS; this is encoded by the coding sequence GTGAATATTGCAATGATATTGACCAATGGATTTGATCCGGATCCCAGAGTATATAAAGAGGCAAAGTCACTGAGAAAACTTGGCCACAAAATAACTATTTTGTGCTGGGATAGAGAGGGAACTTATATAGATAAACCGGAAGAGGATTTAGATGGAATACATATAGTAAGATTTTTTGGAAATGCAGAATATGGCACAGGATATAAGCAAATTTTTAAATTTTTAGATTTCAAAGAGGATGTATACAAGTATTTGAAAGATAAAAATTTTCAGGCGCTGCACTGTCATGATTTTGACGGACTTTTTATAGGGTATAATATAAATAAAAAGCTTAAATTAAAGCTTACATATGATGAACACGATTTGTTTTACATGTATTTTTACAACAGAAAGGGACTTTTAAATAAAATTATATACTATTTTATTATTTTACTGGAAAGACACATGGTAAAAAAGGTAGATACTCATATAGTAGTTACTCCTAAGATGAAGGAAGTTTATAAAAAAAGAAGTAAAAATATTTACATAGTAAATAATGCACCTTATAAAAGTTTATTTAATGATATAGAAAAAACTTCAGATAATTTACTTAGAATTGGATTTATAGGTTCTGTTAGATATTATGATGAGATAAAGGCACTAATTGATGCGGCTCAGAAATATGATAAAGCTGTAAAGGTGATAATTTGCGGGTGGGGAATATATGCAGAACAACTTGCAGGTTATTCCAAAAAATTTTCAAATGTAGAAATAAAAGGTGCTTACAATATAAGTGAACTTGAAGAACTGTATAAAAATATAGATATAACTTATGCCTTTTACCCAGGAGATACGGCTACCATATCAATGCCCAATAAGTTTTATGAAAGCATAATAACACAGACACCTATTATTGCCAATAAAGTTACGGAGTTTGGACATGAGGTTTGGAAAAATAATTTTGGCTATGGAATAGAAGGAAAAAATCTTAAAGAAGAAATAGAACACATTATAGAGAAACTTCTAAAAGATCCGGCGGAAAAAAATAATATAATAGAAAATATGAGAAAAGCAAAAAATAATTATTTCTGGGAAAGTAATGAATCAAAATTAAATGCTATATATACAATTTACAATTCATAA
- a CDS encoding glycosyltransferase produces MKNILIISHMYPSPSNSVLGIFVHKQVQKLINEGCKVKVICPVPYVPSFLGIIKKYKAYIDIPAKIFLDGVEVFYPRYIEFPRGVFLQYSGIFMYLGIKRTINKLYNRFKFNVIHAHTAIPVGFASIFLSKKYNVPFVVTIHGQDFQYTIKKNNMCRKAVFKVLKDADKIITVSNKLKNVIEEKHILNKTVVINNGINPEEYVINEQVKLKGSHIMLSVSALIKTKGIDLNIKAVSELIKTYPDLVYYIIGDGEENRNLRKLVNDLNLNRNVVFLGRLPHSKVIKYMSSKCDVFSLPSWQEGFGIVYIEAMNSGIPVIGVRGQGIEDVIEDKKNGFLVEPHQVEDLIFTIDYILSHKSEARIIGQNGKNTVLKEFTWLRNAQKTIDIYNEIMR; encoded by the coding sequence ATGAAGAATATACTAATTATTTCCCATATGTATCCCTCACCTTCAAATAGTGTTTTGGGTATTTTTGTCCATAAACAGGTGCAGAAGCTTATAAATGAGGGCTGTAAAGTTAAGGTAATATGCCCGGTACCCTATGTGCCATCTTTTTTAGGTATAATAAAAAAATATAAAGCTTATATTGATATTCCCGCTAAAATATTTCTTGATGGGGTGGAAGTTTTTTATCCGAGATATATAGAGTTCCCACGGGGAGTGTTTTTGCAATATTCTGGAATTTTTATGTATCTTGGTATAAAAAGAACCATAAATAAATTATATAATAGATTTAAATTTAATGTCATACATGCACATACTGCTATACCCGTGGGTTTTGCCAGTATTTTTTTAAGTAAAAAATACAATGTACCCTTTGTAGTAACCATTCATGGTCAGGATTTTCAGTATACCATAAAGAAGAATAATATGTGTAGAAAAGCTGTATTTAAAGTTTTAAAAGATGCAGACAAAATAATAACTGTCAGTAATAAATTAAAAAATGTTATAGAGGAAAAGCATATTTTAAATAAAACCGTAGTTATAAATAATGGGATAAACCCTGAGGAATATGTAATAAATGAACAAGTTAAATTAAAAGGAAGTCACATAATGCTAAGTGTGTCTGCTTTAATAAAAACCAAAGGTATAGATTTAAATATAAAAGCAGTATCAGAACTCATAAAAACATATCCAGATTTAGTGTATTATATAATTGGAGATGGAGAAGAAAATAGAAATTTGAGAAAACTGGTAAATGATCTAAATCTAAATAGAAATGTGGTTTTTTTAGGCAGATTGCCTCATTCTAAGGTAATAAAATATATGTCTTCAAAATGCGATGTTTTTTCACTTCCCAGCTGGCAAGAAGGATTTGGAATAGTATATATAGAAGCTATGAACAGTGGAATACCAGTTATAGGGGTCAGGGGTCAGGGAATAGAAGATGTTATAGAAGATAAAAAGAATGGTTTTTTAGTTGAACCCCATCAGGTGGAAGATCTGATTTTTACCATAGATTATATATTAAGTCATAAGTCTGAAGCCAGAATTATAGGACAAAATGGTAAAAATACTGTATTAAAAGAATTTACCTGGCTTAGAAATGCACAAAAAACTATTGATATATACAATGAAATTATGAGGTGA
- a CDS encoding polysaccharide biosynthesis protein — protein MQKDKKLIVYDIFFLIASLYFALLLRFEFNIPPEYMIFFRLSVVPVVIVTLVCNKFFNLYNNIWKYASVEELISIVYSVSLSNIIFIIYSYFMNYKILENRYYRFPYTVHIILWILSVLALGGIRFTYRLSGDKKEENCTKRRHKNLLIIGAGDAAAMLIKEIKKHTNFNYNIIGLIDDDKSKKGKLIKGIEVLGGRNEIVEVCKNKQIEEIIIAMPSADLHTKREIINICKNTKCKLKTLPGIYEMIDGNINITKLRDVNIEDLLGREEVKLNTQNISKYIKNKIIMVTGGGGSIGSELCRQIAKFQPKQLLILDIYENNVYDLEMELNYNYIDLNKKIIIASIRDGDRLKDIFKKYTPQVVFHAAAHKHVPLMEGNPQEAVKNNIIGTYEVLKCCDEFKAEKFVQISTDKAVNPTNVMGATKRFCEIMVQAFNEVSETEYVAVRFGNVLGSNGSVIPLFKRQIAHGGPVTVTHPEINRFFMTIPEAAQLVIQAGAIAAGGEIFVLDMGKPVKIVDLARDLITLSGYEPDMDIKIEYTGLRPGEKLYEELLMNEVALTSTEHDKIFIEKPTKIDMNFIEKSIDEFKKVLDQDKEQIIQLIEKKVPTYKRKK, from the coding sequence ATGCAGAAAGACAAAAAACTTATAGTGTATGACATATTTTTTCTCATAGCTTCTTTATATTTTGCTTTATTACTTAGATTTGAATTTAATATACCACCGGAATATATGATATTTTTTAGGTTATCTGTTGTTCCTGTTGTTATAGTGACATTGGTGTGCAATAAATTTTTTAATTTATACAACAATATATGGAAATATGCATCTGTGGAAGAGTTAATTTCTATAGTGTACTCTGTGTCTCTATCTAATATTATTTTTATAATTTACAGTTACTTTATGAATTATAAAATTTTGGAAAACAGGTATTATAGATTTCCCTATACAGTACATATAATTCTCTGGATACTGTCTGTATTGGCACTGGGCGGAATAAGATTTACATATAGACTTTCTGGAGATAAAAAGGAAGAAAATTGTACAAAAAGAAGACATAAAAATCTCCTCATAATTGGAGCAGGAGATGCCGCTGCCATGCTTATAAAAGAAATAAAAAAACATACAAATTTCAATTATAATATAATAGGTCTCATAGATGATGACAAATCTAAAAAGGGAAAACTTATAAAGGGTATAGAAGTTTTAGGGGGAAGAAATGAAATAGTAGAAGTATGCAAAAATAAGCAAATAGAAGAGATAATAATTGCAATGCCTTCTGCTGACCTCCATACAAAAAGAGAAATTATAAACATATGTAAAAATACAAAGTGCAAGCTAAAGACTTTACCGGGTATATATGAGATGATAGACGGAAATATAAACATTACAAAACTTAGAGATGTAAATATAGAAGATTTGCTTGGAAGAGAAGAGGTTAAATTAAATACCCAAAATATAAGCAAGTATATAAAAAATAAAATTATAATGGTTACAGGGGGAGGCGGCTCTATAGGATCTGAATTATGCAGACAGATAGCCAAATTTCAGCCCAAACAATTACTTATATTAGACATATATGAAAATAATGTATATGATCTTGAAATGGAATTAAACTATAATTATATTGATTTAAACAAAAAAATAATTATCGCATCTATAAGAGACGGTGATAGATTAAAGGATATATTCAAGAAGTATACCCCCCAGGTAGTTTTTCATGCAGCCGCTCATAAGCATGTTCCTCTCATGGAAGGTAATCCTCAAGAAGCAGTAAAGAACAATATAATTGGGACTTATGAGGTTTTAAAATGCTGTGATGAATTTAAAGCAGAGAAATTTGTACAGATAAGTACGGATAAAGCAGTGAATCCTACTAATGTTATGGGGGCTACAAAAAGATTCTGTGAAATAATGGTGCAGGCTTTTAATGAAGTAAGTGAAACTGAATATGTGGCTGTAAGATTTGGGAATGTACTGGGGAGTAATGGTTCTGTAATCCCATTATTTAAAAGGCAAATAGCCCACGGCGGACCTGTTACAGTAACTCATCCTGAAATAAATAGATTTTTTATGACAATCCCAGAAGCGGCTCAATTGGTAATTCAGGCAGGTGCTATAGCTGCCGGAGGAGAAATTTTTGTGCTTGATATGGGGAAACCTGTAAAAATAGTAGACTTAGCCAGAGATCTTATAACTTTGTCAGGATATGAACCGGATATGGACATAAAAATAGAATATACAGGCCTGAGACCGGGGGAAAAGCTGTATGAAGAATTGCTTATGAATGAAGTAGCATTGACCTCTACAGAGCATGATAAAATATTTATAGAAAAACCTACTAAGATAGATATGAATTTTATAGAAAAATCTATTGATGAATTTAAAAAAGTGTTAGATCAGGATAAAGAGCAGATAATTCAGCTTATAGAAAAAAAAGTTCCTACTTATAAGAGAAAAAAATAA
- the galU gene encoding UTP--glucose-1-phosphate uridylyltransferase GalU, with translation MNVKKAIIPAAGLGTRFLPATKAQPKEMLPIVDKPTIQYIIEEAVASGIEEILIITGRNKRAIEDHFDKSIELERELEKKGKEDLLKIVRDISSISDIYYIRQKEPKGLGHAIGCARTFVGNQPFAVMLGDDVVDNEIPCLKQLIDCYNEYKTSIIGVQEVPKEEVYKYGIVKGMYIENSVYKVKDLIEKPKVEEAPSNMAILGRYIITPSIFEILQNTTPGKGGEIQLTDALRTLAKNEAMYAYTFQGRRYDVGDKLGFLQATVEFALKKEELKKPFMKYLLGLKEQTIFKEVKDEVTDKVKEKQLQ, from the coding sequence ATGAATGTAAAAAAGGCTATAATACCTGCTGCAGGACTTGGCACACGATTTTTACCTGCTACTAAAGCCCAACCTAAAGAAATGCTTCCCATAGTAGATAAGCCTACCATACAATATATTATAGAAGAAGCTGTAGCCTCTGGAATAGAAGAAATATTGATAATAACAGGAAGAAATAAAAGGGCTATAGAAGATCATTTTGATAAATCTATAGAATTAGAAAGGGAATTAGAAAAAAAAGGAAAAGAAGATCTTTTAAAAATAGTAAGAGATATATCCAGCATATCAGATATTTACTATATAAGACAAAAAGAACCTAAAGGTCTTGGTCACGCCATAGGCTGTGCCAGAACTTTCGTAGGAAATCAACCTTTTGCGGTAATGCTTGGAGATGATGTGGTAGATAATGAAATCCCTTGTCTAAAGCAGCTTATAGATTGTTATAATGAATATAAAACTTCAATTATAGGAGTACAGGAAGTACCTAAAGAAGAAGTATACAAATATGGCATAGTGAAAGGTATGTACATAGAAAATAGTGTATATAAGGTTAAAGATTTAATAGAAAAACCCAAAGTGGAAGAAGCTCCTTCAAATATGGCTATACTCGGGAGATATATAATAACCCCTTCTATATTTGAAATACTACAAAATACTACTCCAGGAAAAGGAGGGGAAATACAGCTTACAGATGCCCTTAGAACTCTGGCCAAAAATGAAGCTATGTACGCTTATACTTTTCAAGGAAGAAGATATGATGTGGGTGATAAGCTTGGATTCCTTCAGGCTACAGTGGAATTTGCATTAAAGAAAGAAGAACTAAAAAAACCTTTTATGAAATATCTTTTAGGGTTGAAAGAACAGACCATATTTAAAGAAGTTAAGGATGAAGTAACCGATAAGGTAAAGGAGAAACAATTGCAATAA
- a CDS encoding tetratricopeptide repeat protein, with protein MNIKSYFAEKLSKLLFLEVKKENIKKIFNVSLKEDIYIPINSKYIVDSVKLQDNLDKIPVTYFIEGMFYVLGADEQFRFNKYYKKIISKDKNNNKFIKSIIGKNVKSKNYEEAYIILKGLSEIEDTLEIYDKLIIMADEIRKKDNIFKEEELNILQKAKLKDNYALPYLYEAIIKKEERDYERALFCINNYIVKGGEETLEVTDMKQWLKSCVSYDRGKELLESNPLEALKYLIPLIDILGNNASIYYYIAVGYRMINNHEKAIYYLNEALNIDSSLVEVVNEMGINYASLGNYEGAIAYLRKAFEATRSVEICTNLILCYLNSGNLKDAKVHLEIAKKLDPKDQVVVELEGIINKTVDRN; from the coding sequence ATGAATATAAAATCTTATTTTGCAGAAAAATTGTCTAAATTATTATTTTTAGAAGTAAAAAAAGAAAATATTAAAAAGATATTTAATGTTTCATTAAAAGAAGATATATATATACCCATAAATTCCAAATATATAGTAGACAGCGTTAAACTACAGGATAATCTGGATAAAATACCTGTAACATATTTTATAGAGGGCATGTTTTATGTGCTGGGAGCAGATGAGCAGTTTAGATTCAACAAATATTACAAAAAGATAATTTCTAAGGATAAAAATAATAATAAGTTTATAAAAAGTATAATTGGAAAAAATGTTAAAAGCAAAAATTATGAAGAAGCCTATATAATTTTAAAGGGTTTATCAGAGATAGAAGATACTCTGGAGATATATGATAAACTTATAATTATGGCAGATGAAATCAGAAAAAAAGATAATATATTTAAAGAAGAGGAATTAAATATATTACAAAAGGCTAAACTTAAAGATAATTATGCTCTGCCTTATTTATATGAGGCAATTATAAAGAAAGAAGAAAGAGACTATGAAAGGGCACTGTTTTGTATAAATAACTACATAGTAAAAGGTGGAGAAGAAACTCTAGAGGTAACAGATATGAAGCAGTGGCTGAAGTCTTGTGTAAGTTATGACAGAGGAAAGGAACTTTTAGAAAGTAATCCTCTGGAGGCTTTAAAGTATTTAATTCCCCTCATAGATATTTTAGGTAACAATGCTTCTATTTATTACTATATAGCTGTGGGATACAGGATGATTAATAATCACGAAAAAGCAATTTATTATTTGAATGAAGCTTTAAATATAGATAGCAGTTTAGTGGAAGTGGTAAATGAAATGGGAATAAATTATGCGTCTTTAGGAAATTATGAAGGGGCCATAGCTTATTTAAGAAAGGCTTTTGAAGCCACTAGATCAGTGGAGATATGTACAAATCTCATATTATGTTATTTGAATTCAGGAAATCTAAAAGATGCTAAGGTTCATCTGGAAATTGCAAAGAAACTAGATCCAAAAGATCAGGTGGTAGTGGAATTAGAGGGCATAATCAATAAAACAGTAGATAGAAATTAA
- a CDS encoding phospho-sugar mutase, with product MYREKYEFWLNSSYIDDEEKLELKNIKDEKEIEDRFYKDLEFGTGGLRGIIGLGTNRLNIHTIGKTTEGLSRYLIETYGNNISVAIAYDCRIMSEEFAKAAAGNLCANGIIVNLFGTLHPTPMLSYAVRELKCKAGIVITASHNPKNYNGYKVYGEDGGQVTDKIANKILRYINNVNDFSEIKRMDIKEAENRKILNIIGEDIDKPYIEKVKQMVIRKDMVSSCGKNLNVIYTPLHGTGNIPVRRTLKELGYENVFIVKEQEHPDGNFPTAACPNPEDPKVFKLALELAKELKPDIIFGTDPDCDRIGIIVKYDDNNYRTLTGNQVGILLTEYILSSLKELNRLPENGVIIKTIVTTEMVRDIAKEYNVGLIDVLTGFKYIGEKIKEFEQCQDEKFIFGFEESYGYLAGDFVRDKDAVIASTLICEMALYYKMKGINIYEALINLYNKYGFYKENIISIELKGREGCEEMDTILEYLRHSMKRTLGGVKIVKKLDYKLSIEKDLVNITENIIQLPKSNVLKFVMEDKSWFVVRPSGTEPKIKIYFSVIGNSFKDSEEKMEILKQNVMNVIKDAKC from the coding sequence ATGTATAGAGAAAAGTATGAATTCTGGTTAAATTCATCTTATATAGATGATGAGGAAAAATTAGAATTAAAAAACATAAAGGATGAAAAGGAAATAGAAGATAGATTTTATAAAGATTTAGAATTTGGTACAGGAGGTCTTAGGGGAATAATAGGTCTTGGAACTAATAGATTGAACATACATACTATTGGAAAAACCACTGAGGGATTGTCAAGATATCTTATAGAGACATATGGCAATAATATCTCTGTAGCTATAGCCTATGATTGTAGAATAATGTCTGAAGAATTTGCAAAAGCGGCTGCAGGCAATTTATGTGCAAATGGTATAATAGTAAATCTTTTTGGTACACTTCATCCTACTCCAATGCTTTCTTATGCGGTGAGAGAGCTTAAATGCAAAGCAGGTATTGTTATAACTGCATCCCATAATCCTAAAAATTATAACGGATATAAGGTTTATGGAGAAGATGGGGGGCAGGTAACAGATAAAATTGCAAATAAAATACTCAGGTATATAAACAATGTGAATGATTTTTCTGAAATAAAGCGTATGGATATAAAAGAAGCAGAGAATAGAAAAATTTTGAACATAATAGGGGAAGATATAGATAAGCCCTATATAGAAAAAGTAAAACAGATGGTTATAAGAAAAGATATGGTATCTTCCTGTGGAAAAAATTTGAATGTAATATACACACCTCTTCATGGAACTGGAAATATACCCGTAAGGAGAACTTTAAAAGAACTGGGATATGAAAATGTATTTATAGTAAAAGAACAGGAACATCCAGATGGAAATTTTCCTACAGCAGCATGTCCTAATCCAGAAGATCCCAAGGTATTTAAATTGGCTTTAGAGCTTGCCAAAGAATTAAAGCCAGATATAATATTTGGAACAGATCCTGATTGTGACAGAATAGGAATTATAGTAAAATATGATGACAATAATTATAGAACACTTACCGGAAATCAGGTGGGAATTCTTTTGACAGAATATATTTTATCATCACTTAAAGAGTTAAATAGATTGCCTGAAAATGGTGTTATAATAAAGACAATAGTAACTACGGAAATGGTAAGAGATATAGCAAAAGAGTATAATGTAGGACTTATAGATGTATTGACGGGATTTAAATATATAGGAGAAAAAATAAAGGAATTTGAACAGTGCCAGGATGAGAAGTTTATATTTGGATTTGAAGAAAGTTATGGTTATTTAGCAGGAGATTTTGTAAGGGACAAAGATGCTGTGATTGCGTCTACTTTAATATGTGAGATGGCTTTATATTATAAAATGAAAGGAATAAATATCTACGAGGCCTTGATTAATCTTTACAACAAATATGGATTTTATAAGGAAAATATAATTTCTATAGAACTTAAAGGCAGAGAAGGCTGTGAAGAAATGGACACAATACTTGAGTATTTGAGACATTCTATGAAAAGAACGCTTGGGGGAGTAAAAATAGTCAAAAAACTAGACTATAAATTAAGTATTGAAAAAGATCTTGTAAATATAACTGAAAATATAATACAGCTTCCAAAGTCAAATGTACTTAAATTTGTCATGGAAGATAAGAGTTGGTTTGTAGTAAGACCTTCAGGAACAGAACCGAAGATAAAAATTTATTTTTCAGTAATAGGAAATAGCTTTAAAGATTCTGAAGAAAAAATGGAAATATTAAAGCAAAATGTAATGAATGTAATCAAAGATGCAAAGTGTTAA